ACAATTAGGTGAGATGTTCATCATGACTCCTCTTGAGTCTTTCCAGACAACTAAAATCCCTCTGCAAATGTGTGGGATAGTAGATGAACTTTATCAGTAGAATATCATCTTGGTTATTAGTGAGGAGTCTATAAAGAAATAGACAATAAGGCACAATGTGGAATGAATATTGTAAAACCTCATACCAATATCTGCTCTCAACCTGACATATGCTTATACACATCTGCACTACTGCTGATCAGCGTCATTGGGATGGTCCCATGCTCCATGCAAGAATAGTACAAAATTCCTGCTgaaataagaaaatgttttcattagaACATGATGTTTGCTACTAAAGCTTACAAGTTCATACATTGAGGAGGGGGTTCATTGAAAGATTCGTTGCTAGAGATTCTGTAAGCAAGCATCAGAGAACAGATGGGTTAACAGAAGAAATGCATTTACTAATAAATATGAACTCTAGAATTCAAAGAACAAGGTTGTAAAGTTGATTATCCAAACATCttactttttcaatttctttcagaGTACTCAACACCATGGGAGCTGTCAACCAAACAGCTGTATCAGAATTCATTCTTCTGGGGCTTAGTGATGATCCAGCTCTGCAGCCTTTTATCTTTAGCCTCTTCCTGTCCATATATCTGATTACCACCTTAGGAAACTTGCTCATCATACTGGCTGTTAACACTGACTCCCAACTACATACAcccatgtatttttttctctctaatttGTCCTTTAATGACATCTGTTTAATCACAACCACAATTCCAAAGATGCTGGTGAATATTCAAGCTCAGGATCAGACCATCACATACCCAGGATGCCTCTCTCAAGTCTACCTCATCTTGAATTTTGCTGGCATAGAAAATTGTCTCCTTGCAgtgatggcctatgaccgctatgttGCTATCTGTCACCCTCTGAAATACACAGTTATCATGAATCAATATTTCTGTACGATGTTGCTactcttctccctgctccttaGCTCTTTGCATGCTTTGTTTCATACTTTGATGGTGTTGCTGCTCTCCTTCTGCAGAGAAATTGAAATACCCCACTTTTTCTGTGAGCTGGCTCAAATCATCAAACTTGCCTGTTCTGACAATTTTATCAATTATCTGCTGGTATATACAGTGTCAGTTCTATTTTTCGGTGTTCCTGTCTTTGGGATCATTTTGTCTTATATTCGCATTGTATCCTCAGTTTTAAGAATGTCATCATTGGGAGGAAAGTATAAAGCCTTTTCAACTTGTGGGTCTCACTTATCAGTTGTGTCTCTGTTCTATGGCACAGGTTTTGGGGTACACATAAGCTCTGCATTTACTGACTCTCCAAGAAAGACTGTAGTGGCTTCAGTGATGTACACTGTGGTCACTCAGATGCTGAACCCCTTTATCTACAGCTTGAGAAACAAAGACATGCAGAAAGCCTTCAGGAAAATCATTAGTAGGATAGCATctcttttataataaataatcaTTTTATATCATAGTATTTGGGAAAATTTACATAGCATTTGATGAATCAAGATATTTTGTCTTTGTCATTTAACTTTTATGTAACAAGTAACAGACAAAATAATGATGTGCATTTTGATGTGATTTGAAACCAGACATTTCTATATGCTTAACTCTGTGATTTAATATatgcttttctaaaaaaaaaaaaaaatcttttattttcaacaaaaggaaATGTTTACACAGAGGTTCAAATTTTATCAAAAACATTTTGGGCAAAATTTCAGAAGTATATATGGTATAGACATTATCTTCCATCAACATTCTCATAACATTTGGAAAATGATTTCCACCTGATTTCATAGTTAGATCCCTGTGAATTCAATCCTAGAGTTATCTATATTGTGTTACAAAAAAGTGAGTTTCATGCACGAGGAAGCAATAGCTgatacttttattaaaaatattttatttgtctttttaaatgaaaatgtaattacATTGGTTTATACATAGTTAGATATGCTAATTTTCCAcatatgtggatatatatatatgtaaatatataa
This is a stretch of genomic DNA from Meriones unguiculatus strain TT.TT164.6M chromosome 1, Bangor_MerUng_6.1, whole genome shotgun sequence. It encodes these proteins:
- the LOC110541169 gene encoding putative gustatory receptor clone PTE38, whose translation is MGAVNQTAVSEFILLGLSDDPALQPFIFSLFLSIYLITTLGNLLIILAVNTDSQLHTPMYFFLSNLSFNDICLITTTIPKMLVNIQAQDQTITYPGCLSQVYLILNFAGIENCLLAVMAYDRYVAICHPLKYTVIMNQYFCTMLLLFSLLLSSLHALFHTLMVLLLSFCREIEIPHFFCELAQIIKLACSDNFINYLLVYTVSVLFFGVPVFGIILSYIRIVSSVLRMSSLGGKYKAFSTCGSHLSVVSLFYGTGFGVHISSAFTDSPRKTVVASVMYTVVTQMLNPFIYSLRNKDMQKAFRKIISRIASLL